The following nucleotide sequence is from Achromobacter spanius.
CACGCCCAGCGGAATGCCTTGCGAAAAATACAGGGCGGCGATCATGATGAACAAGCGCCTGTTTGCGAATCGATTCACGGTCAATATTTCCTAGGTTGGGGATGCCGACGCGCGGCGGTGTTCGCTACGGTGTTCGCTGCGGTGTTCGCTACCATGGGCCGGCGTGACGAACATGATTTTTCCGGGGCTTGCCACATGCAGCCGATGCCACACGCCGCGCGGCACGACCGTGCCATGACAGGCTTCCAGCAGCACTTCGGTTTGCGCGCCGCTGTCTGTCATCAGGGTCAACACCACGCGGCCTTCCAGCACGCACAGCATTTCGTCGCCGGCGCCATGGCGTTCCCAGACATCACCGTGCACGTCGGCATCGTTGGCTACCGCCTTGATGCCGACCACCCAGCCTTCACGCGGCGACAGGCGGCTAGGCTTGCCGACTTGGCGCAAGCTGCCGCCCTGCCCTAGCGCCATGAAGTGATCCAGCCATTCGAAAACGGCAGGCGGCACCGAGGCATTCTCGATGTTCATTGTTGAAACTCCGAAATATTCAAATGGGCGGCATGCGTGGCACGCGCGCCGCCCGAACTCACTGCGATCAGTACTGCGCGCGCAGCGTCAGCATCGCGTTGCGGGGTTCGCCGTAGCGGTTGTTCCACGATGTGCCCGACAGGCTTTGGTAGTAGCCACGGTCAAAGACGTTGTTCAGGTTCAAGGCCACCGTCAGGTGCTTGTCCACGCGATACGCCGCGCGCAGGTCCACCAGCGTGACGCCGCCTTGGCGCAAGGTGACCGGGCCTGACACCGTCGTGTAGCCCGACTGCATCTGCACGCCGCCGCCCACGCTTAGCCGTCTATCCAGCACCGGCAGCGCATAGTTCGTCCAGACGCGGAAGATGTGTTTGGGCGTGAAGCTGGCGTAGGCTTGGCCGTTGGACACCGCGTCCTTTACGTACTTGCTGGTGTTGTAGGTGTAGCCGCCTGCCACCGACCAGTGCGGTGTAATCTGCCCGCTGGCCTCGGCTTCGATACCCCGGCTGCGCACTTCGCCGCCCGAGATGTAGTAGCAGTTATTACCCACGCACGGCCACGCGGGATCTTGCTGGGCGCGGTTCTTTTGCTGGATCTGAAATACCGCCAAGGACACGTTCAACGCGCCATCCGCCAGTTCGCCCTTGACGCCCGCTTCGTAGTTGGTGCCGGTGACGGGGTCCAGCGGCTTGCCTTCGCGGGTCAGTTGGCTTTGGGGTTGAAACACCTGCGCATAGCTGCCATAGAGCGACCACTGCGAATTCAGGTCCACGATCAAGCCGCCGTAGGGCGTGAACTCGGGGTCGATCTGTTGGCGCGCGCCGGGCGCGGTCTGGTTCCACCAGCTCATGCGCCCGCCCCACACCAGGGTGACCGGATCCGCCAGCGAAAAACGGCCCATGCCATACACGCCCTGCTGCTTCAGGCGCGTTTCACCGGGCGATGTGTAGGGGCCAACGCCGGGTTCCGGCACGCTGTGCGGGTCCCAGTCGAATACGTTCACCGGCACGTTCAAGGCCGGCGTCAACATGCCGGTGTACTGCTCGGACGTGGTTCGTTGCGCATTGCCGCCCAGCAGCAATTCATGGCGGCGCCCAAACAACTGGACCGGACCGCTGACGTAGGCGTCCACGCTGGCCTGGGTGTTGTCGAATTTATACGCGCCGCCCATCAGGCGCGCGCCCAAACCGGTTTGCCGGTCGATGGCGCCATAGGCCCCGGCGTACTTCAAGTTGCTGTCGGCGGTCAGATAGTTTGCGCTGATCTTCGCCGTCCAGCCTTCGCCAAAGCGGTGTTCCAAATCGGCGAACACGCGGGTCGTGTCCCAGTTGAAGCGGTCCCAGGCGGCATCCAGATACGTGGACCGGGGCAAGCCGATATCGCCGCCGTCCTTGTAGCGTGGCACGCCGGCCATATTGGTGGTGGAATGGATGCGCTGCGTTTGCACGCCGGCCGACAGCACGGTACGCGGCCCCAGGTCCACTTCGCCAATTGCGTAGAGCAAGGCCGATTGCTGATCGGCCACGTCGTAGAAATAGCCCCGATCTTCCACCGCGCTGACAATGCGCCCGCGCACGCTGCCGCTGTCGTTCAAGGGGCCGCCCAGATCGGCCTCGGCGCGATAGCGGTCCCAGCTTCCGGCGCTGACCATGCCGTTAAAGGCGAACTCGCGCTGCGGCCGCTTGCGCACCAGGTTCACGGTGGCGGCCGGGTTGCCCGCGCCATGCATCAATCCATTGGCGCCCCGCAGAATTTCCACCCGCTCGTACACCGCCATGTCTTGCGGCGACGCGGCCATATTGCCCATCAGCACGGGCACGCCGTCCTGCTCGAACGAATCCACCTTGAAGCCGCGCGCGTAGTACGCCGTGGTCAGCAACTGATAGGGCTGCACCGTGATGCCGGTGGCGTGCTGCATCACGTCGTCCAGGCTTTGCAGGTTCTGCTCGCGCATCTGCTCCAGCCCGATCACCGTGACCGATTGCGGAATTTCCCGCACGGTCAGCGGCAGCTTGGCCAGGGTGGGCGCTTCTTGCCCCACGCCGTCTCCGCTGACCGTCACCGCCGGCAGTGACGGCGCCTCTTCCGCCCAAACGGCGCTTGCCGCCATCGCCATCCAAAGCGGCCAAAGCCTGCTGCGCGCCACGACACCGCGCGATCCAACCGCCCCTGTTTTCACCTGTATACGCACCGCCGTTCCTCTATTTTCATTATTGAGAGTGATTCTCAAATAATTCTAGAGACGCGCCGATGCGGCCGCTGGCGATTGCGGAAGTTTCAGTAGCGATTGCGGAAGTATTCGGCCCGAATGCGCGGCCGGCGCGCGTTCAGTGGCGGGGCGCCAGACTGCTGGGCAGCACGCCGTAGCGCCGTTGGAACGCCTTGGTGAAGTGGGAATCGGTATAGCCGCAGGCATAGGCGGCCTCGGATACCGTCAGCGCACCGGCGGCCAGCAACGCATGCGCCTGCGCCATGCGGTGTTCCCGCACGAAGGCGTAAACGCTTAGGCCGAACAGCTTGCGAAACCCCGTGGTCAGCTTGTTGACGTTGATGCCCGCGCGGCGCGCCAGCTCGGGCAGCGACGGCGGGTCCTGCAAGTCCGCCAGCAGCAAGTCCCGCGCGTGATGCAAGCGTTCGGCGTCGGCGCGCGACAGGCGGTGGTCGGCGGCGATTGCCCGCGCGGGCAGCAAGGCGTTGAACGCCAGCGCCGCCAGCTCCAGGGCTTTGCCTGACAGGTACATGCGCTTGATCGCCCCTTGCATCGGGCAGGCCAGCATCTGGTGGCCCAGGGCCAGCAGCGCAGGGTCTGCATGCAGGTTCGCGTCGGCATAGGGCTTGCCGCGCGGCGCCCGCAACAGCGTAGCGAAGTCGGTGGGCTCCATCGCGAAGGCGCCGCACAACTGATCCAGCCGGGTGCGCAGCGATACGAAGCGCAGTACCCGATTGGCACCGAACTCGTGCTCCATGCCCATCGAGTCGTGGCACAGGCTCATGTGCAGCGATGGTCCGCTGACATGGACGGCCGGCGCGCCGTCCACGCGGTAGTGCAAACCGCCCTCCACCACCAACACCAACTTCACGCCCGGCTCCAGGTCTTCATGCACCCGTTCGGGCTGGCCAAAGCGCAGCGTGCCTCCCGCAAGCGCCATGGCGGGCGTAGCGGCGGAGACGGTCCAGTCGATATCGGGGCGGTTCGGGGACACGAGTACGAAAGCGCCCGCGGATGGCGGGCGGGTGGCGGGCGGGCTGTTTGATGAGATTGAATATTATTACTATTTGCGCCCACCGCATAGCCGCGGTTCGCGATGCAGCATCACCACATGCGGCGAATCCTGCCACGCCGGATACCGCTCCAGCACCGCCGGGTCATGCCCCGGCACCACATGCTGCTCGGACTGCGCCGCGCCATACAGCTTCGCATATCCCGACAGCATCTGCGCCGTGTTGTAGACGATCGGAAACGGCCTGCCCTGCCCCATATTCTCGTAGTAGTGGCTGGCGTCCGACGCCAGCACCACCCAGCCACGTTCGGTATGCACCCGCACCGCCTGCAAGCCTTTCGTGTGGCCGCCGATATGCAGCAATTCGATGCCGGGCAGCAACTGCCCGTCGCCAGCATGGAACTCCACCCGGCCGTCGTAGACGCGCCTGACCAGCGTGACCACGTCTTCCACGGCATAGGCATGGCGCAGCGGAGCAAAGCACATGCAGCGGCCGGTGGCATAGTCCATTTCATCGTCCTGCACATGAAAGCGCGCCTGCGGCAGCCGATCCAGATTGCCCGCATGGTCGTAGTGCAGATGGGTCAGCAACACGTGCTGCACGTCTTCGGGCTGCACGCCAAGCTGCGCCAGTGCGGCAATGGGACATTGGATCAGCTCGCGCTGGCGCGTGCGCGCCATGTCGGCGTTGAAGCCCGTGTCGACCAGCACGACACGGCCCGCACCGCGTATCAGCCACACAAAGAAATCCATGGGCATGTCGCCGTCGTGCGGGTCGCCGCCCAGGAAGTTGTCGCGCCGCTGGCGCGGCATGCGGGCGTAGCGAATGGCGTATACCTCGTACTCGGGAAGCGTGTTTTGCATCGTCAAGCTCGCGTCAAATGCCCAGATAGGCTTTCTGCACGAAGGGGTCGG
It contains:
- a CDS encoding cupin; amino-acid sequence: MNIENASVPPAVFEWLDHFMALGQGGSLRQVGKPSRLSPREGWVVGIKAVANDADVHGDVWERHGAGDEMLCVLEGRVVLTLMTDSGAQTEVLLEACHGTVVPRGVWHRLHVASPGKIMFVTPAHGSEHRSEHRSEHRRASASPT
- a CDS encoding TonB-dependent siderophore receptor; this encodes MAASAVWAEEAPSLPAVTVSGDGVGQEAPTLAKLPLTVREIPQSVTVIGLEQMREQNLQSLDDVMQHATGITVQPYQLLTTAYYARGFKVDSFEQDGVPVLMGNMAASPQDMAVYERVEILRGANGLMHGAGNPAATVNLVRKRPQREFAFNGMVSAGSWDRYRAEADLGGPLNDSGSVRGRIVSAVEDRGYFYDVADQQSALLYAIGEVDLGPRTVLSAGVQTQRIHSTTNMAGVPRYKDGGDIGLPRSTYLDAAWDRFNWDTTRVFADLEHRFGEGWTAKISANYLTADSNLKYAGAYGAIDRQTGLGARLMGGAYKFDNTQASVDAYVSGPVQLFGRRHELLLGGNAQRTTSEQYTGMLTPALNVPVNVFDWDPHSVPEPGVGPYTSPGETRLKQQGVYGMGRFSLADPVTLVWGGRMSWWNQTAPGARQQIDPEFTPYGGLIVDLNSQWSLYGSYAQVFQPQSQLTREGKPLDPVTGTNYEAGVKGELADGALNVSLAVFQIQQKNRAQQDPAWPCVGNNCYYISGGEVRSRGIEAEASGQITPHWSVAGGYTYNTSKYVKDAVSNGQAYASFTPKHIFRVWTNYALPVLDRRLSVGGGVQMQSGYTTVSGPVTLRQGGVTLVDLRAAYRVDKHLTVALNLNNVFDRGYYQSLSGTSWNNRYGEPRNAMLTLRAQY
- a CDS encoding helix-turn-helix transcriptional regulator, with the protein product MSPNRPDIDWTVSAATPAMALAGGTLRFGQPERVHEDLEPGVKLVLVVEGGLHYRVDGAPAVHVSGPSLHMSLCHDSMGMEHEFGANRVLRFVSLRTRLDQLCGAFAMEPTDFATLLRAPRGKPYADANLHADPALLALGHQMLACPMQGAIKRMYLSGKALELAALAFNALLPARAIAADHRLSRADAERLHHARDLLLADLQDPPSLPELARRAGINVNKLTTGFRKLFGLSVYAFVREHRMAQAHALLAAGALTVSEAAYACGYTDSHFTKAFQRRYGVLPSSLAPRH
- a CDS encoding N-acyl homoserine lactonase family protein, with amino-acid sequence MQNTLPEYEVYAIRYARMPRQRRDNFLGGDPHDGDMPMDFFVWLIRGAGRVVLVDTGFNADMARTRQRELIQCPIAALAQLGVQPEDVQHVLLTHLHYDHAGNLDRLPQARFHVQDDEMDYATGRCMCFAPLRHAYAVEDVVTLVRRVYDGRVEFHAGDGQLLPGIELLHIGGHTKGLQAVRVHTERGWVVLASDASHYYENMGQGRPFPIVYNTAQMLSGYAKLYGAAQSEQHVVPGHDPAVLERYPAWQDSPHVVMLHREPRLCGGRK